ATAGTTGTTAATTGGGATGGTCCTCTGTCCGTACGAGGCACGAACATCTACCAGATAAGGAGGAACTCAAGATGGATTTGGTTAAAGTTGTTGAGAGCGAGAATCTCAGAAATGACTATTCCGAGATCGAGATCGGTGATTACGTAAAGGCTCACCTTAAGATCAAGGAGGGAAACCGTGAGCGTATCCAGGTATTCGAAGGATATGTTATTGCTCGTAAGGGCGGCGGAATTTCCGAGACCATGACAATTCGTCGTATTTCTTACGGCGTAGGTGTCGAGCGTATTCTTCCCGTACATTCTCCCAAGATTGAGAAGATCGAAATCGTACGTAAGGGTCGCGTCAGAAGAGCTAAGCTTTATTACCTTCGTGATCGTCAGGGTAAGGCTGCCAGGATTCAGGAGAAGCTCTGATTTTCAATTAGACGCGTTAGATTCGC
The window above is part of the Ruminococcaceae bacterium KH2T8 genome. Proteins encoded here:
- a CDS encoding LSU ribosomal protein L19P, encoding MDLVKVVESENLRNDYSEIEIGDYVKAHLKIKEGNRERIQVFEGYVIARKGGGISETMTIRRISYGVGVERILPVHSPKIEKIEIVRKGRVRRAKLYYLRDRQGKAARIQEKL